The segment TGCTCGGCGAGTTCGACGTCTCGTGCACGCCGCCGCTAGCGCGCGACGTCGTCGAGCGCGCGACGCAACGCGATGCCGGGCGGCCGTTATCCGAACGGCTACTTCAGATCTGGCTGCCGCTGCGCGAACGGGTCGCAGCCGCAGCCGCCGACATCACGGCACCCGTGTTCGCATGGGGTTCGGGCGCCGTTCTCGACGTCGTCCACCTCGTCGCGCTATCATGGCCGCCGGGCGATATGCAAACCTTGCCCGACCTCAACGAGGCCTGCGTACGATCGCAATCGAGCGGCGACAGGAAACGCATGGCGCCGGCTGAGGATGCGCTGCGCAAGCGACTGCTCACGATGATCGAGCGATGTGATAAGGAGCGGGCTTCGCTCGAGGCGGCGCAGCGGCGAGCCATCGAGGCGGAACGTCTGAAAGAAGCCGGCGACGCGATCTATACGTATCTCGCCGACATCGAACCGCGAGCCGACGCGCTCGTGACGCCGGAGGGGTTGCGCGTCGAACTCGACCCGGCCCTCGCGCCGAAGGACAATGCAGCCGCGTACTTCCGCCGCTACAAGAAAGCGAAGAGCGGCATGCCTCGCGTCGCGCAGCGTCTTGGCGTGCTCGAGCGCAACCGAGCGTTCTGGGAATCGCTCTTATGGGAGCTCGACCGCGCCGCATCCGATAGTCCGGCGGCCCTCGCCGCGATGTGCGACGAGATCGCAGATGCGATCGGCCGCAACCGCGCGACCGCCAAACGTTCGGCGTCGAAGCGCGCCGCGTCGCGGGTCGTCGACGTGCCCGGCGGAGCGGTCGCGCACGTCGGCAGATCGCCGAAAGATAACGAGCGCGTGACGTTCACCGTCGGCGCGCCGAACGACCTGTGGTTTCATGCGCGCGGCGTTCCCGGAGCGCATGTCATCCTCAAGCTCCGCGATCCCCGCGACAGGCCCAGCGACGAGCAGATCATCGCGGCGGCGGCGCTTGCCGCCGGTCAAAGCCGCGCCGCCGCCGCGTCGAAGGTCGAAGTCGACTTCACGCAGCGCAAACACGTGCGCAAGCAAGGCGGAAGCAGACCTGGGCTCGTCTGGTACACGGATTTCCGGACGGTCCTCGTCGAGCCGGTGAAAGCTTAGCGGTCCGCTCGCCTCTCAATCTTCGACGTGGGCTCGTTCGACGAACATCGCGTCGCCAAACGAGTAGAACCTGTACGCGTTTGCGATCGCTTCGGCGTACGCCGCGAGGACGCGTTCCCGGCCGGCGAAGGCGCTGACGAGCATGAGCAGCGTCGAACGCGGGAGATGGAAGTTCGTCAAGAGCGCATCAGCGGTCCGGAAGCGATACGGCGGATGTATGAAGATCGACGTCTCGCGTTCGCCGGACTCGATGGTACCGTCCGCGCGGGCCGATGCCTCGAGCGCACGCAGGACGGTCGTGCCGACGGCGATGATGCGCTTTCCAGCGGAACGCGTCACCTCTTTCGCGTCTACCGCAGCGACCGGGATCTCATAGCGCTCGGCGTGCATGTGGTGCGCGCGGAGGTCGTCGGTCTTGACCGGCCTGAACGTCCCTGCGCCGACGTGCAAGGTGATCGTCGTCCAGCCGATGCCTCGCCGCCGCAGCGCCTCGATCGTGTCCTCGGTGAAATGAAGGCCGGCCGTCGGCGCCGCTACCGAACCCTCGGCCGCCGCGTAGATCGTCTGGTAGCGCTCGTCGGCGTCCGGCGGTGGCGCGTGGATGTACGGCGGCAGCGGCAGATCACCGAAGCGCGCCATCGCTTCGGTGACGCCGATGCCGTAAAATCGGACGATGCGGTTGCCGCCGGCCGCCCAGTCGACGATCTCGATTCCGCAATCTGAGCCGAGCGAAAGGCGGTCGCCTTTGCGGATGCGCCTGCCTGGG is part of the Candidatus Eremiobacteraceae bacterium genome and harbors:
- a CDS encoding NFACT family protein — encoded protein: MTLDVWLVARLAAELRDALTGARVRSVTAGDGGMRIACYRRGLEAILRATLGPDGPLLALHSDPEPENENVAGGWAGGVAPLLRGCSVESVQAVPDDRIVFLDVVSRSAFGVPARHRVAFELEPNKANILVLRPGDDERWQILAAAKEFEGAHGARSIEVGESYRLPPPRTPKLDTPSFALAIDAESDLQPRVIARLLGEFDVSCTPPLARDVVERATQRDAGRPLSERLLQIWLPLRERVAAAAADITAPVFAWGSGAVLDVVHLVALSWPPGDMQTLPDLNEACVRSQSSGDRKRMAPAEDALRKRLLTMIERCDKERASLEAAQRRAIEAERLKEAGDAIYTYLADIEPRADALVTPEGLRVELDPALAPKDNAAAYFRRYKKAKSGMPRVAQRLGVLERNRAFWESLLWELDRAASDSPAALAAMCDEIADAIGRNRATAKRSASKRAASRVVDVPGGAVAHVGRSPKDNERVTFTVGAPNDLWFHARGVPGAHVILKLRDPRDRPSDEQIIAAAALAAGQSRAAAASKVEVDFTQRKHVRKQGGSRPGLVWYTDFRTVLVEPVKA
- the queA gene encoding tRNA preQ1(34) S-adenosylmethionine ribosyltransferase-isomerase QueA, producing the protein MDDETPADFRTDAFDYVLPEALVAQRPADRRDASRLLVLPRKGPIRHLRFADIAEVVEPGDLLIANDAKVLRARFQPRRREGGRAEVLLLHPSAEPDCWEAMARPGRRIRKGDRLSLGSDCGIEIVDWAAGGNRIVRFYGIGVTEAMARFGDLPLPPYIHAPPPDADERYQTIYAAAEGSVAAPTAGLHFTEDTIEALRRRGIGWTTITLHVGAGTFRPVKTDDLRAHHMHAERYEIPVAAVDAKEVTRSAGKRIIAVGTTVLRALEASARADGTIESGERETSIFIHPPYRFRTADALLTNFHLPRSTLLMLVSAFAGRERVLAAYAEAIANAYRFYSFGDAMFVERAHVED